A single region of the Mechercharimyces sp. CAU 1602 genome encodes:
- a CDS encoding cell wall metabolism sensor histidine kinase WalK, giving the protein MGTKIKNENQPLRNQFINSFSQVLGWSLLCSVISWGIIYLLFTPLLQPANHYEKKLNTIYHYVDVTGSSLLDVNNRSALEEVIPTEGIEYVLYSSDGKPSYGTLDTPPIFNATTLYKKMNTQEMTGNQVTMYYPIIDKNTGYVGTILLQYTLNLASSNPNQRPLLLFTVITALLIPFLYLFLFTLLYGYKLEKKISPSIQRLVESAQKIEQSNLDFTIKEIGGAKELETLGQSFEKMRQSLHTSLLTQWRLEQGRHEMVAALSHDLNTPLTIIQGHVDGLLTGGITKPKRVQQYLTTIQNNTYRSVRLLREIEEVYKLEHPEFTLYPIETDLYNFFIKKEEEYSVLSTQKQIQLKVTGKTHLLNLPNLRLDPFRIAQIIDNIMVNCLRYTPSNGFIHWTIAPLGNGFELTVTDSGPGLSKKDLNHLFDPFYQGDPSRSLEHGHAGLGLTIAQKLALKHGGSLSAHNTEEAGASFNLKITEIITS; this is encoded by the coding sequence ATGGGAACAAAAATAAAAAACGAGAATCAACCTCTTCGGAATCAATTTATCAACAGCTTTAGTCAGGTTTTAGGGTGGAGCCTTCTTTGTTCTGTCATCTCTTGGGGCATCATTTATCTCCTTTTCACCCCCCTACTCCAGCCTGCTAATCACTATGAAAAAAAATTAAATACTATTTATCACTACGTGGACGTAACGGGATCATCTCTTTTGGATGTGAATAACAGAAGCGCGCTCGAAGAAGTAATTCCAACGGAAGGAATCGAGTATGTTTTATATTCATCTGATGGAAAACCCTCCTATGGAACACTGGACACTCCTCCTATCTTTAATGCAACTACCCTCTATAAAAAAATGAATACCCAAGAAATGACGGGAAATCAAGTCACGATGTACTACCCTATCATTGATAAAAACACTGGTTATGTAGGAACAATCCTCTTACAATATACCTTAAATTTAGCAAGCTCCAATCCTAATCAGCGCCCCCTACTCTTATTCACGGTTATCACAGCTCTACTCATTCCTTTTCTCTATCTCTTCCTCTTTACACTTCTATACGGATACAAACTAGAGAAGAAAATCTCTCCTTCCATTCAGCGGCTCGTGGAGAGTGCACAAAAAATTGAACAATCCAACCTAGATTTTACTATCAAGGAAATTGGAGGCGCAAAAGAATTAGAAACATTAGGGCAATCCTTTGAAAAGATGCGTCAATCATTACACACTTCACTTCTCACACAGTGGCGATTAGAACAAGGACGCCATGAAATGGTAGCTGCATTATCACATGATCTCAATACTCCTCTCACCATTATTCAAGGCCATGTTGATGGTCTCTTAACTGGAGGAATCACTAAACCAAAACGTGTGCAACAATACTTAACGACTATTCAAAATAATACTTACCGTTCTGTTCGCTTACTTCGCGAGATTGAAGAGGTATACAAATTAGAACACCCCGAGTTTACCTTATATCCAATAGAGACAGACCTGTATAATTTTTTTATCAAAAAAGAAGAGGAATATAGTGTCCTCTCAACACAAAAACAGATTCAACTCAAAGTAACGGGGAAGACTCACTTACTCAATCTTCCAAATTTGCGACTCGATCCTTTCCGAATAGCACAGATCATCGATAATATTATGGTAAACTGTCTCCGCTATACCCCATCTAATGGCTTCATTCATTGGACGATCGCCCCCCTTGGAAATGGATTTGAGCTTACTGTGACAGATTCGGGTCCCGGCCTTTCTAAAAAAGATCTCAATCATTTGTTCGATCCTTTCTATCAAGGAGATCCTTCACGCTCTCTCGAACATGGTCATGCTGGATTAGGGCTAACCATCGCACAGAAATTAGCGCTTAAACATGGGGGCTCATTATCCGCCCACAACACCGAAGAGGCAGGGGCTTCATTCAATCTCAAAATCACAGAAATTATAACTTCCTAA
- a CDS encoding ABC transporter permease → MNLLHSEWQRIWGRRKTKVSLTLFFVLILFEGWFLLKVGGTSFYHPDAAVSLNSLNAAPFFLRELALYLNLIFIPMLVVDSVNGEYTSGAMRLILIRPIDKWKWVFAKWSVHAILLATLTSLMMSAGIIYGHLFMPKVEMTSFYQTPLLNPLESYIYIAKFYSIAFLTFLTVLSLSTFISTLMPNPILAYTGIIATYIFGLYAFDRMIIVLSTSDTIFNEISNSSIPSLLFFTGGCVILSFAFSLFIWNRRSNTI, encoded by the coding sequence ATGAACCTTTTACATAGTGAGTGGCAACGTATATGGGGTAGAAGAAAAACCAAAGTAAGCCTGACACTCTTCTTCGTACTCATCTTATTTGAAGGTTGGTTTCTCTTAAAAGTTGGAGGAACATCTTTTTATCATCCCGATGCAGCGGTGTCATTAAACTCTCTCAACGCCGCTCCCTTTTTCCTACGTGAGCTCGCCTTGTACCTCAACCTTATTTTTATTCCTATGCTGGTGGTTGATAGTGTTAATGGAGAGTACACCTCCGGCGCTATGCGTCTCATATTAATCCGCCCCATTGACAAGTGGAAGTGGGTATTTGCTAAATGGAGTGTTCACGCCATTCTACTTGCTACTTTAACCTCCCTCATGATGAGTGCGGGCATTATATACGGGCACTTATTTATGCCCAAAGTGGAGATGACCTCCTTTTATCAAACTCCCCTTCTCAATCCACTCGAATCCTATATTTATATTGCAAAATTTTATAGTATTGCTTTCCTCACCTTTTTAACTGTCTTAAGTCTTTCCACATTCATTAGTACCCTTATGCCTAACCCGATCTTGGCCTACACCGGGATCATTGCTACCTACATCTTTGGTCTTTATGCCTTTGATCGTATGATAATTGTACTTTCAACATCTGACACTATTTTTAATGAAATCTCCAATTCGAGCATCCCTTCTCTTCTATTCTTTACAGGTGGCTGTGTTATACTAAGTTTTGCCTTCTCATTATTCATTTGGAATAGGCGAAGTAATACCATCTAG
- the tgt gene encoding tRNA guanosine(34) transglycosylase Tgt: protein MAVRYELIKECRQTGARLGRLHTPHGVIDTPVFMPVGTQATVKTMSPEEIRQLGAGLILSNTYHLFLRPGHEIVQEAGGLHTFMNWDGAILTDSGGFQVFSLSDLRKITEEGVSFRSHLSGEKLFISPEKAMEIQNALGADIIMAFDECPPHPAEHGYVKQSLERTTRWLNRCIESHQRPHDQALFGIVQGGMYEDLRRQSAAEITSFDLPGYAIGGLSVGESKEIMYQVLSYTTDLLPAQKPRYLMGVGSPDALIEGAIRGIDMFDCVLPTRIARNGTTMTSQGRVVVRNAKYARDYTPLDPACDCYTCSNYSRAYLRHLIKADETFGLRLTTYHNLHFLVKLMENVRQAIREDRLLDFRKQFFDSYYGSQQPERAF, encoded by the coding sequence GTGGCTGTTCGTTATGAATTGATTAAAGAATGTAGGCAGACGGGGGCTCGATTGGGCCGCTTACATACTCCGCACGGTGTTATCGACACGCCTGTCTTTATGCCAGTGGGGACACAGGCAACTGTGAAAACGATGAGTCCAGAAGAGATTCGTCAGTTAGGTGCGGGCTTGATTCTGAGTAATACGTATCATCTCTTTCTTCGTCCTGGACATGAAATTGTGCAGGAAGCAGGTGGGCTGCATACCTTTATGAATTGGGATGGAGCGATCCTCACCGATAGTGGTGGATTTCAGGTCTTTAGTTTAAGTGACTTGCGTAAGATTACGGAAGAAGGAGTTTCGTTCCGTTCTCATTTGAGTGGTGAAAAATTATTTATTAGCCCTGAGAAGGCGATGGAAATTCAGAATGCGCTCGGTGCTGATATTATAATGGCATTTGATGAATGCCCCCCTCATCCGGCAGAGCATGGGTATGTGAAACAATCTTTGGAGCGTACCACTCGTTGGTTAAATCGTTGTATTGAGTCGCATCAGCGTCCACACGATCAAGCTTTATTTGGGATTGTTCAAGGTGGGATGTATGAAGATTTGCGCCGTCAAAGTGCAGCCGAGATTACATCATTTGATTTGCCGGGCTATGCGATTGGAGGATTAAGTGTAGGAGAGTCGAAAGAGATTATGTATCAAGTTCTTTCATATACGACTGATCTTCTTCCTGCGCAAAAACCCCGCTATTTGATGGGTGTAGGGTCTCCTGATGCCCTTATTGAAGGGGCTATCCGGGGAATCGATATGTTTGATTGTGTTTTGCCAACACGTATTGCTCGTAATGGGACAACCATGACGAGCCAAGGAAGAGTAGTGGTTCGTAATGCGAAGTATGCTCGTGATTATACGCCTCTAGACCCAGCGTGTGATTGTTATACATGTAGTAACTACTCACGTGCCTACTTACGCCATTTGATTAAAGCGGATGAAACATTTGGATTACGTTTAACCACCTACCATAATCTCCACTTTCTCGTAAAGTTGATGGAGAATGTAAGACAAGCGATCCGTGAGGATCGTCTGCTTGACTTCCGTAAGCAATTCTTTGACTCTTACTATGGGAGTCAGCAACCTGAACGCGCTTTTTAA
- a CDS encoding phospho-sugar mutase, producing MMQVRYQRWLEATHLPLPLYEDLHSLSQQSEIEDRFYRYLPFGTAGMRGIMGAGTNRMNIFTIRRAVTAMARYMLQTVKQDSKHVVIAYDSRHGSRQFAEEAAAVLAHHDVHAHLFSALRPTPLLSFAVRKLNADGGIMITASHNPPQYNGMKLYGADGGQLPPHASEGMLREMTLIEDELSLPSMSWQQACMTPYIHLLGQEMDQAYLAQVKALSLNPSKVKAMGDQLEVVYTPLHGTGSTLIPQALASLGLSRVHEVEEQSQPDGSFPTVSVPNPEETAAFALALNEAKIYGADMVIATDPDADRIGVAISWGDQYRHLSGNELGVLLLYYVLSQRAEQGNLPLNGVICKTIVTSEMGCALAQHYGVKVEETLTGFKFIGEKIGDYERSGSSTFLFGYEESYGYLIGDFVRDKDAVQTAALCAEMAAVYKQEGKTLCDILAELQQQYGYYQEEVCSYEFIGRKGEGQIYELMESLRHSPVTQIGKIPVQRKKDYRSGIDGLPSAEVIKFQLTDQSWLAVRPSGTEPKIKFYVAVVGRSEEEAQAKMEELKSFVTSCVREASGLD from the coding sequence ATGATGCAAGTACGTTATCAGCGGTGGCTAGAAGCAACCCACTTACCCCTGCCCTTATATGAGGATCTCCATTCACTCTCCCAACAGTCTGAGATTGAAGATCGCTTTTATCGTTACCTGCCGTTTGGGACTGCAGGCATGCGTGGCATTATGGGTGCGGGGACTAACCGTATGAATATATTTACTATCCGTCGTGCGGTCACAGCGATGGCCCGTTATATGTTGCAGACAGTGAAGCAGGACAGCAAGCATGTGGTGATCGCTTATGATTCACGTCACGGATCGCGCCAATTTGCCGAAGAAGCGGCAGCGGTGTTGGCACATCATGATGTACACGCTCATTTGTTTTCTGCTTTACGACCCACACCTCTACTCTCTTTTGCGGTACGTAAATTAAATGCTGATGGTGGTATTATGATTACCGCCAGCCACAACCCGCCTCAATATAATGGAATGAAACTGTATGGAGCAGATGGAGGGCAGTTACCCCCACATGCTTCTGAGGGGATGCTACGCGAGATGACTCTGATAGAAGATGAGCTTTCGTTACCGAGTATGTCGTGGCAACAAGCATGTATGACACCCTATATTCATCTGTTGGGACAGGAGATGGACCAAGCTTATCTCGCTCAGGTGAAGGCGCTCTCATTAAATCCCAGTAAAGTGAAAGCGATGGGTGACCAACTGGAGGTTGTTTATACTCCCCTACATGGAACAGGTTCAACGTTGATTCCACAAGCACTGGCATCGTTAGGTTTATCTCGTGTACATGAGGTAGAAGAGCAATCACAGCCAGATGGCTCTTTTCCTACTGTTTCTGTTCCCAATCCAGAAGAGACAGCTGCCTTTGCTCTGGCACTGAATGAAGCTAAGATATACGGGGCAGATATGGTGATTGCAACCGATCCAGATGCGGATCGCATCGGGGTAGCTATTTCATGGGGTGATCAATATCGGCATCTTAGTGGGAATGAGCTGGGAGTTCTTCTTCTTTACTATGTGTTAAGTCAGCGTGCGGAGCAAGGAAACCTCCCTTTAAATGGGGTTATTTGTAAAACGATCGTTACCTCAGAAATGGGGTGTGCACTTGCTCAGCACTATGGGGTAAAAGTGGAAGAGACTTTAACCGGCTTTAAATTTATTGGGGAGAAGATAGGTGATTATGAACGAAGTGGTTCATCTACTTTCCTGTTTGGTTATGAAGAAAGTTATGGGTATCTTATCGGTGATTTTGTCCGGGATAAGGATGCTGTGCAAACAGCTGCCCTCTGTGCAGAGATGGCTGCGGTTTATAAGCAAGAGGGAAAAACACTTTGTGATATATTAGCTGAATTGCAACAGCAGTATGGGTATTATCAGGAAGAAGTATGTTCATATGAATTTATTGGTAGAAAAGGAGAGGGACAGATATATGAATTGATGGAAAGTTTACGCCACTCTCCAGTAACGCAGATAGGGAAAATTCCTGTTCAACGGAAGAAAGATTATCGTAGTGGAATAGATGGATTACCTTCTGCAGAAGTAATCAAGTTTCAGCTGACAGATCAGAGTTGGTTGGCAGTACGACCTTCGGGGACAGAACCAAAAATCAAATTTTATGTTGCCGTTGTGGGCAGAAGTGAAGAGGAAGCACAAGCTAAGATGGAGGAACTAAAATCATTTGTAACCTCTTGCGTGCGTGAGGCAAGCGGTCTTGACTAA
- a CDS encoding response regulator transcription factor — translation MNNKEKILLVDDEPDMITFIRDALEDEGYRVEVASTGEEAITKLTFQPDLILLDIMMPGIDGFEVCRTIRDTIFCPILFLSAKQAETDRILGLATGADDFITKPFSIKELKARINAHLRREQRAATKQSQRTVLRYGPLTIDLTGYHLHVFGQLIHLTSREFQIIQFLALHPKQVFSREQIYEKVWGYDGNGDSSTVTEHVKKIRAKLAARDPQGAYITTVWGVGYKWEQK, via the coding sequence ATGAATAATAAGGAAAAAATATTACTTGTTGACGACGAACCAGATATGATCACCTTTATCCGTGATGCTCTAGAAGACGAAGGGTATCGAGTAGAAGTCGCTTCTACAGGAGAAGAGGCGATCACTAAGCTCACCTTTCAACCAGACCTTATTCTTTTGGACATTATGATGCCCGGAATCGATGGTTTCGAGGTCTGCCGTACGATTCGGGACACTATCTTCTGCCCCATTCTTTTTTTGAGTGCCAAACAGGCTGAAACCGATCGCATCTTAGGCCTTGCGACAGGAGCTGATGATTTCATAACAAAGCCCTTTAGTATCAAAGAATTAAAGGCGCGTATCAACGCCCATTTACGAAGAGAACAGCGTGCTGCCACCAAACAATCTCAGCGAACCGTCCTCCGTTATGGACCACTTACCATCGACTTGACGGGCTATCACCTTCATGTTTTCGGTCAGCTCATTCACTTAACAAGCCGGGAATTTCAAATCATTCAATTTTTAGCACTCCATCCGAAGCAAGTTTTTTCACGCGAACAAATTTATGAAAAGGTGTGGGGATATGATGGCAACGGGGATTCATCCACTGTCACTGAGCACGTAAAAAAAATTAGAGCCAAACTTGCCGCTCGTGATCCGCAGGGAGCTTACATAACTACAGTATGGGGTGTAGGATATAAATGGGAACAAAAATAA
- the yajC gene encoding preprotein translocase subunit YajC — protein sequence MDNLGGLLPIVGIIAIFYFLLIRPQRKQQKQRNAMLAALKKGDKVITIGGLHGTIIELTDERATLKVGENQRLLFERSSIHAISDENEEK from the coding sequence ATGGATAATTTAGGCGGGTTATTACCCATTGTGGGGATTATTGCGATTTTCTATTTTCTTTTGATTCGACCTCAGCGTAAGCAACAAAAACAACGCAATGCGATGTTGGCGGCTCTGAAAAAAGGAGATAAAGTGATTACGATTGGCGGATTGCATGGTACAATCATCGAGCTAACGGATGAGCGCGCTACTCTAAAGGTAGGCGAGAATCAACGTCTCCTCTTTGAGCGTAGCTCTATTCATGCGATTAGTGACGAAAATGAAGAGAAGTAG
- a CDS encoding ABC transporter permease, giving the protein MMALFRSEWSRLWYRKTIWLLFLTIPLSAYAAGEYYVAANSHLRSNVAQYAVMGNFPLLGLSEMLMTLINGIVVLLVALLFTEEFQSGRLRLILIRSYSSGQIFMVKVAVLQTLIFLLLFWYGLCSYLIGFILFDNPASYPLFYHVEQVNNWHGFIYNLKAYMLSFITLSALSSILLFFGTISPTTTATIGFGIGYLLFSFLYPYLASYFVPLIGKSTYTYIYFSSLPNIQYEGIVLLLADQPRLTEWIGGTLTLYITIFTCIAYFIFSKKDRWI; this is encoded by the coding sequence ATGATGGCTCTCTTTCGAAGCGAGTGGAGTCGATTATGGTATCGAAAAACCATCTGGCTCCTCTTTCTCACTATCCCATTAAGTGCATATGCAGCAGGTGAGTACTATGTTGCCGCTAACAGTCATCTCCGTTCCAATGTAGCCCAGTATGCTGTCATGGGTAATTTCCCACTTCTCGGTCTATCTGAAATGCTGATGACCTTGATAAACGGGATTGTCGTTCTCTTGGTTGCCCTCCTCTTTACCGAGGAATTCCAATCGGGTCGACTCCGTCTCATTCTGATTCGATCCTATTCTAGCGGCCAAATCTTTATGGTGAAGGTAGCAGTTTTACAAACACTCATCTTTTTGCTTCTTTTTTGGTACGGACTATGTAGCTATCTGATCGGTTTCATCTTATTTGATAATCCTGCATCCTATCCACTCTTTTATCACGTGGAGCAAGTAAATAATTGGCATGGATTTATTTACAATTTAAAAGCTTACATGCTCTCGTTTATCACACTCAGCGCACTCAGTTCCATTCTGCTCTTCTTTGGTACGATCAGTCCCACAACGACTGCCACGATCGGATTTGGAATTGGCTATCTCTTATTCTCTTTTCTCTATCCGTATTTAGCCAGTTATTTTGTACCTCTTATTGGTAAAAGCACATATACCTACATCTATTTTTCCTCTTTACCCAATATTCAATATGAAGGTATTGTCCTTCTACTAGCAGATCAACCTCGTCTAACAGAGTGGATAGGAGGAACACTCACACTATATATAACTATTTTTACTTGTATCGCCTATTTTATCTTTAGTAAGAAAGACCGCTGGATCTAA